The proteins below come from a single Hemibagrus wyckioides isolate EC202008001 linkage group LG22, SWU_Hwy_1.0, whole genome shotgun sequence genomic window:
- the selenom gene encoding selenoprotein M, translating into MWSMWRLLWAAFLPAIILAYEVDWKKLDGLARAKVESCGGUQLNRLREVKAFVTQDIPLYHNLVMKHIPGADPELVLLNHYYEELDRIPLTHMSRNDINNLLAELGFYKKVQAEDEVPEEFRFSPAKDSPFNEYHSKTASSDQSQEPQPEKESPHGDL; encoded by the exons ATGTGGAGCATGTGGCGGCTTTTATGGGCTGCGTTTCTTCCAGCCATCATCTTGGCTTATGAAGTGGACTGGAAGAAGCTGGACGGTCTCGCCAGGGCAAAAGTGGAG agctgtggaGGATGACAGCTGAACAGACTGAGGGAG gtCAAGGCCTTCGTGACCCAAGACATCCCTCTGTA TCACAACTTGGTGATGAAGCACATCCCTGGTGCAGACCCTGAGCTCGTCCTCCTGAATCACTATTACGAGGAGCTGGAT CGCATCCCGCTGACACACATGAGCCGTAACGACATCAACAACCTTCTGGCCGAGTTGGGCTTCTATAAAAAAGTACAAGCAGAAGATGAAGTGCCGGAAGAGTTTCGCTTCTCCCCTGCTAAAGATAGCCCCTTCAACGAGTATCACAGTAAAACAGCGAGCAGCGATCAATCCCAGGAGCCGCAGCCTGAGAAAGAGTCACCACACGGAGATTTATAG